ATGCAACACCTAATCAGCCAGGTCACTATCCACCCTAAATACTGCAGTGCCTTGAGGAAATTCGAACTAGGCAATATATCCAACTACCGATAAACAGCAACTAACAACCATAAGGCTTAATTCACACTTCTCTAATTCTAGTTCACGCTGGAGCAATCAGGATAACAACACATCTAGAGCATACCAAGAAGATGAGAGCATAACCATGGTCAGTTAAGTGCTGTGTAATAACAACAGCCCTCACGCCAACTGATATCATAGCATCAAGTACCCTGAATGCTTTCTCCATCTTGGCGATAAGCAATATCCATTGATAATTTTAGTGAATGCAGTAGGATCAGACCTCTCACCAGTATGGGTAACCAAGTCAAAGATGTCGTGTTCATCAATTACCTTTCCGCAGCTTATGATGAATATCCCTGTTCTTCATTTTGGTAATAAATTTCTCGGCTTTCATGGAATCACCATGATTAAAATAACCCTCAACCATGCACATGTAAACTTCGGTGTCAACTGGTACTCCCATATCAATCATCTCACTGAATTTTTCCATCGCATCATCCATCCTGCCCATCTTGCAAAATGCAGATATCACAGTTAAATAAGTGAATTCATTAGGCTTCACACCCTGCTTCAACATGTCTTCAAGGAAAAGCATGGCCACATCCATCATGCCATACTTAGCATATGCATTAATCAGTATGTTGAAACAACGGAGGTCGGGTACAACTCCATCTCTTGCCATCAGCTCACAGAGATCAATCATTTTAACAAGGGATCCTTCTATAGCGTACCCGTGGAGCATAATAGTGTATGAGACTATATCTGGTTTTCGGCCATTCACGGCCATGGAGTAAAATATTTCCTCGGCATCTTTGATTCTTCCATGCTTGCAAAGGTAGTCCATGACTGAGCTGCAAATAACAACGCCTGGCATACTGCCTTGGCTTCTCATTGCTTTCAACAGCCTAGCGACTTCTTTCAACTGGCCCAAAGTTGAATATCCTTGGATCAAGCTACTATATGTGACAGCATTTGGTTGGACACCATTATGAACCATTGATCGAAGAACTACCTCTGCCTTTTCCATTGCTCTTGCTTTGCATAGCGCATCGATAAAGGAGTTATACGTCACCACATCGGGCACAACCCCCTGCTGCATCATTTCATGGAGCAGATTGCATGCTTTGCTTATTTCACCCTCCTTAAAGAAGCCATCGATTACCAAGCTGTATGACACCACGCTGGGAGAGTGGTCAGATCCTTTTTCGGCCATCATCCGGAGCAAGTCAAGCACAAGCTGGCTCCTACCACTGTCGCAGAAACTCTTGAGAATTACTGAGTAGGAGATGGCATTAGGCAGGTCGTCGGGCATCCTGTGGAGCAGCACGCCCAAAGCCTCCTCCGTGCGCTTCATGTCACAGAGGCACTTGAGTAAGCTGCTGTAGGTAATGGCATTCGTCTTGATGCCTGTCTTGAGTAGGCGGCCGAAGAAGGCAAGCCCTAGGTCTGGGCGGCATGCTCGCTGGCAACACTCAATTAGTATGCTGTAGGTGTGAATGGTGGGTGCTGGCACCTGGCGACGGCCTGCTCGGGCCATGCGGTTGAAGAGATCAATGGCGAGGGCAGGGGCATCGGTGCAGATGGTGGAGGACGGCGCACGCGCAAGGGCAGCAAATAAGCCGTTGAGTGCACGTACTGATACTGGGACTGGTTGGCGCAGCATTTCGTCGAACAGTTGGTGCACGAGGTCTGGCCTGAGCGTCCTGGAGTGCAGATGGCCTTGGAGTTTGTCCAGCAGCTCGTTGGCGTGTGAAGAAACAGAGTTGGAGAAAGAGCGGACCTGAAGGCGTGACATTGTCACCGTCCTGGTGGGTGGTGGGAGGAGGACGGACGGAGGAGACACTAGACTGGGTGGTGTCGCTCGCTTCTTCTTGCAGCGGCGGTGAGTCCGAGCACGCGCCGGTGACGACCAACCACGGGAGCGTCTAGTGGCGGGAGGACGGTGGAGGGAGGTGTGGGATTGGGGAATTTTAGATTCGATTTGGAGCTTGGCGCGACTGGGATTCCATTTGCTGGGTGGGTGCACCAATCATTTTACTCCCACATGGGATTGGGTGGTGTTCGTACAAGCATGCATCATGTAATTCTGTTggatattttgaaaaaaaaaattggtatTTAGATATTTTAAGATTCTCATGATGTTTATGCTCTTGCTCTCTTTTTTATGGGCCGTTTGGTTGTCTCCGGTAAATAGTGCAGGTACAGAGGACAAAAATGAGTCAGGCTGACCAGGGCCTGGTTAAGAGAAAATAAGGCAAAAACGATGTTGACAAATAGTTTGGTTGTCTGCATGTGATGTCTTGTCACCGTGAAGCAATTTTCATTCGGTGTTTGATTGCATACACGCATGGTGCTTAGTAGCTAACAACTACACTTAACAGGCAAGGAAGTGAACCCTGGAGCTGCAGCAGACTTGCTCGCCCACGCACTCGCTGGAGCTATAGCAGCCAGACTCCTCCGCGCGCTCGCCGAAGCTGCAGCAGTTGCCCGGCTCGCCCGGCCAAGCTGTGCGTCTCTGCGAAGCGGCTGCACGTCGTGCGTGCGTCGGCGAGTCCAACCATCGCCCCGCCCTGGCCCTCCGCGTGCCCGTGCAGACCGTCGAGAGGGCCGCCATGATGGGGAGGGCCCTTCTTGACCCGCGCGATCTGAAGCGCGCCTCCCTTCCTCATCGATCGAGCCCAACAGCTTCGTGGCTCGTGCAAGGTGGAGGCCAGCTGCATCTGCAGCCCGTTGAGATGACCACGGACTGGACGACGAAGGCCACCTACTCGAGGCAAGCCGGGCCGCCCCTCCACGCAGTGCAAGGCCAGCAGCTCCGTGGCTGGTACCATGGCCGGGGCCATCTTGTAAGCCTGGGTAGCGGCGGCTATTGCCCACGATTCACGAGGTACCGATGTCTATTGCGTGCGCGGCCGGGCAGGTGGGAGTGGTGCGGCTGCCCCGTGGGCGCGTGGTGCACAAGCGGCGAGTGGGCGCGCGCGGTGGGTCAACGCCGGCGGCTGACGCGTGGTTGGGGCACTGGTGGTTATTGCACGCGTGTGCGGGAGGAGGTAGTCACATGCGCGCGCCGATGGCAAGCGGGGCGGCGCAGCGACAGGGGCTATTGTGCGCGCGGGCACGCGGGCCGGGCAGCGGTGGCGGCTGTCGTGTGggcgggcgggggcggcggcggctgtcggTTGGGCGCACGGGCAGCGAGCGCGGACGCGTGGATAGGGCAACGGCGGCAGCTGACGCGTGGGCGGGGCAGTGGTGGCTGTTGCGCGCGGGGGGCGGCGAGTGCAGGCGGGGCGCGCGGCGGCAGTCGCGTGGGCGTGCCGACGGCAAGTGGGGGCGGGGCAGCAGCAAGGGCTGTTGCGCGCGCGGGGGCGGTGAACgggggcggggcagcggcggctgGTGCGCGCGCGGGCAGCGAGCACGGGCGGCAACGAGAGACGGATGAAGGGGGCGAGGGGATAAGGTGATTAACAGCTAACACATTTTCATGGAGCCACCCATGTGTGCTTCCTCGCATCTCTTGAGTCTCGCTTGCTAGAAACTGCCGATTTGGCAGTTCCCAGTGAGCCACACCCAGAGGTGTTTTAAGAATCGTGCGATGTAAGCCCAATAGCATACATAGGTAATCAAACAGCTCAACACCAAAACGATGATGCATACATCAAGCCTTATTTTGATTCTATGGGCAACCAAACGCACCCTAtattttctatatatatatatatatatatatattgttgttcacTGGAGTAAACAAATATAAGGAGTAAAAACAGTTCATAACAGAGCTTAAAACTTAACTTCCCAAATCTTTTAACACAAATTCATTTGCGTTCATTGAGCTAAAAGCTTCACTACTCAACTACGTCATTAAACAATACTTTGGGCATATAGTTCACCAGTTCCTCGCTGGGAGAACTCATCCAAACAGAAAGACAAAAAAATTACACGCTTCAACGGAAACACAACTTCCTTAACTACTACTTCAAGTCCAATAATTACTTTCTTCATCTCTTTAAGTTCATTGCCAACACCTTTTCCCTTCTCCGTTGACATCTCTGGCCTGCGCACTTGTTTCGTCTCTGCCTTCTCATAAAGAACTTGGACATTGTGTCCTCGGTGATCGTGGCTCTAACAACTAGTACATCAACATCCAATTGACCTCCCCTAATCAATCAATATATTCTTCTTTGCAATACCAAAAGTTGCAACCTTTCTGCATAGTATTAGGCCAACAACGAGCTCAAATTTCTTGAAATGAAGAACATACACAAAATATTGCACTTACTTTGCCATTTTCACAATTGTAGAAGACCCATCTTGGGTGGTTCTCCGCGTCGCGGAGACCCGGAGCAGCACCAGCCGTTCGCAGTCATTGCACTTTATGAGCGAAAAAGGCGGGCTAATGCGCGAAGGCCGAGCCCGGTCGACTGACAGATGAGGGTCTGCCGGTAGTTAGAGGGGCAGAGAGATGCGGCCGCCGTGAGGAGGAATACATCCCACGAGGAGCTCCAGAGATAGCAGGGTGTTAGAATTAATCTGAGGTACACGACCGATCCACGAGGAATAAGCTATCACAACATGATGATGACATCGAGATTTTTAACGAGGTTAGGCGAACTCGCCTACTCTCCAGGGCAATGATTACGGGCGCTCCTCCCAAAGATATCGTAACACTGGCTGCCCTGGACGCCGACACATGCCACCGGCTCCCCTCCATTCCTGTCACTATCTAGTGGTTATGGGTTACAACTTGGGGTGCCTCATCATGTATAAGAGGCCAAGAGCACAACGTATCCGACTCCAACACTACAAGTAACACTACACGTATCCTACCTACTACAACACCAAGTCTAAACATAACTCGATTCATACACAATATACACATACAGAAGAAACTCTATCTtagcgaatattctccaccaccttgaattcatcCATGCATCAAACTTCCATGTATTATGGACTTGGGTTGTCTTCTTCCTATCTTACGTAGAGCTACTCGACGAGCCTGCCTAGACCCACCACCTCTGTGGGACCCTGCTGCTACTCTTGCAACTACAGTCTCCATGACTCCACCTGCGATAGTGCTCCCTTGGAACTTGTGAAGATGTGAAGCCATATTCTCTCCCATCATCACGGTCACCTCACCTTCCATGTTTTTCATGGTCTTCTTATCCCGACCACAATGGAATACCATACCACCATCATGAAGAACTCCAAACAAAATTAGATTCCTCCTTAGCCCTGGCACATGCCTGACTCCTAGAAGCATCCGAACAACTtcatcaaacatcttgattttgaTGTCACCTACTCCAGCAACACGATAACTTGTTTCATCACCCACATAGGCCAAAC
Above is a window of Triticum aestivum cultivar Chinese Spring chromosome 6B, IWGSC CS RefSeq v2.1, whole genome shotgun sequence DNA encoding:
- the LOC123133741 gene encoding protein Rf1, mitochondrial, encoding MSRLQVRSFSNSVSSHANELLDKLQGHLHSRTLRPDLVHQLFDEMLRQPVPVSVRALNGLFAALARAPSSTICTDAPALAIDLFNRMARAGRRQVPAPTIHTYSILIECCQRACRPDLGLAFFGRLLKTGIKTNAITYSSLLKCLCDMKRTEEALGVLLHRMPDDLPNAISYSVILKSFCDSGRSQLVLDLLRMMAEKGSDHSPSVVSYSLVIDGFFKEGEISKACNLLHEMMQQGVVPDVVTYNSFIDALCKARAMEKAEVVLRSMVHNGVQPNAVTYSSLIQGYSTLGQLKEVARLLKAMRSQGSMPGVVICSSVMDYLCKHGRIKDAEEIFYSMAVNGRKPDIVSYTIMLHGYAIEGSLVKMIDLCELMARDGVVPDLRCFNILINAYAKYGMMDVAMLFLEDMLKQGVKPNEFTYLTVISAFCKMGRMDDAMEKFSEMIDMGVPVDTEVYMCMVEGYFNHGDSMKAEKFITKMKNRDIHHKLRKGN